A window of the Sporosarcina sp. FSL K6-2383 genome harbors these coding sequences:
- the raiA gene encoding ribosome-associated translation inhibitor RaiA — protein MLNFNIRGENIEVTPAIREHVEKKVQKLERYFTEGADATANVNLKVYNDKQTKVEVTIPMKNLTLRAEERHNDLYAAIDLIVDKLERQIRKYKTKVNRKFREREGVAAFFASVNKSDDRNGDAAVEEDNAFPIVRTKQFDLKPMDQEEAILQMNMLGHNFFIFTDAESDGTHIVYKRKDGKYGLIETN, from the coding sequence ATGTTAAACTTCAACATCCGCGGTGAAAATATTGAGGTGACTCCGGCGATTCGTGAACACGTCGAGAAGAAAGTTCAAAAACTCGAAAGGTATTTCACAGAAGGTGCAGATGCAACAGCCAATGTGAATTTGAAAGTGTACAATGATAAGCAAACAAAAGTAGAAGTTACAATCCCAATGAAGAACTTGACACTTCGCGCTGAAGAACGCCATAACGATCTATACGCAGCCATTGACTTAATCGTCGATAAGCTCGAACGTCAAATTCGTAAATATAAAACAAAAGTAAATCGTAAGTTCCGCGAACGCGAAGGTGTTGCTGCATTTTTTGCATCTGTTAACAAAAGCGACGATAGAAATGGCGATGCAGCTGTCGAAGAAGACAACGCATTCCCAATCGTTCGTACAAAGCAATTCGACTTAAAGCCGATGGATCAAGAAGAAGCCATCCTACAAATGAATATGCTGGGTCATAATTTCTTCATCTTCACAGATGCAGAATCTGACGGCACACATATCGTTTATAAACGTAAAGACGGTAAGTACGGTCTAATCGAAACAAATTAA